From Deinococcus aestuarii, one genomic window encodes:
- a CDS encoding PIN domain-containing protein, whose product MPVLHGAVVLCDANVLYKSLVRDLIVRLGIQGVIRPRWTNEIHEEWIGNLLAHRPDLSRVRLERTRDMMNRAVPESLVTAQARSDHTLPDPDDQHVLNAALASGASVLLTFNLADFPSRALPPHLQAVHPDPFLQGCLEGQTASVLEALQELRAALSRPPITTQELLDGLKRAEVPSFAEKLQVWAEKI is encoded by the coding sequence ATGCCCGTCCTGCATGGCGCGGTCGTCCTATGTGACGCGAACGTCCTTTACAAGAGCCTGGTGCGTGACCTGATCGTGCGTTTAGGCATTCAGGGTGTCATCCGGCCTCGCTGGACGAATGAAATACACGAGGAATGGATCGGGAACCTGCTGGCCCACCGACCGGACCTGAGCCGCGTGAGGTTGGAGCGCACCCGCGACATGATGAATAGAGCTGTCCCCGAGTCCCTGGTGACGGCCCAGGCCAGGAGCGACCACACTCTGCCCGACCCGGATGACCAGCACGTTTTGAATGCCGCTCTTGCCAGCGGTGCCAGCGTCCTACTCACCTTCAATCTTGCCGACTTCCCAAGCCGCGCACTTCCCCCTCACCTGCAAGCCGTCCACCCCGATCCCTTCCTGCAAGGCTGCCTGGAGGGACAGACGGCGAGTGTCTTGGAAGCTTTGCAGGAGCTTCGCGCCGCCCTGAGCAGGCCGCCTATCACAACGCAGGAATTGTTGGACGGCCTGAAACGCGCCGAGGTGCCAAGCTTCGCGGAGAAGTTGCAGGTGTGGGCGGAGAAGATTTGA
- a CDS encoding helix-turn-helix domain-containing protein produces MKEQTLAKDAQQLLSQNDVRLSTGSTSLPLTPALAELLRGLLERLGNGESVTILSQQEELSTQQAADLLGVSRPYLIEQVLNQGRIPYRKVGSHRRIRLSDLLAYQQKDLRERKALADQITAEAQEMGLY; encoded by the coding sequence TTGAAGGAACAGACCCTCGCCAAGGACGCCCAACAACTCCTGAGCCAGAACGACGTGCGGCTCAGTACAGGCTCGACCAGCCTGCCCCTCACCCCTGCTCTCGCTGAACTGCTCCGGGGTCTTTTGGAGCGCCTGGGGAACGGCGAGAGCGTCACGATCCTGAGCCAGCAGGAGGAACTGAGCACCCAGCAGGCCGCTGACCTGCTCGGTGTCAGCCGCCCCTACCTGATCGAGCAGGTGCTGAATCAGGGGAGGATTCCCTACCGCAAGGTGGGGAGTCACCGTCGCATCCGCTTGAGTGATCTGCTCGCGTATCAGCAGAAAGACCTCCGGGAGCGGAAGGCCCTGGCCGATCAGATCACCGCAGAGGCACAGGAAATGGGCCTCTATTGA
- a CDS encoding ribbon-helix-helix domain-containing protein, which yields MTGDEARRVTVTLPAALVAYLDEYRQTHALASRSEAVAHAVRGLQEKELVERANEADRPAVERALRLLGGSPLGLKVKGSATLAPVSGPPIEELLPDLLGPSLADEEVGVSAQQQDLAERKALAQEVTEIGQEVDPY from the coding sequence ATGACCGGCGATGAGGCCAGGCGAGTGACGGTGACCCTCCCCGCCGCGCTCGTCGCCTACCTCGATGAGTACCGGCAGACCCACGCCCTCGCCAGCCGGAGCGAAGCTGTGGCCCACGCTGTGAGGGGACTCCAAGAGAAAGAGCTTGTGGAGAGGGCTAACGAGGCGGATCGTCCGGCCGTTGAGCGTGCCCTGCGGCTGCTGGGTGGAAGTCCGCTGGGATTAAAAGTGAAGGGTTCGGCCACGCTCGCTCCTGTAAGTGGGCCTCCCATTGAGGAGCTGTTGCCCGATCTGCTGGGGCCATCGCTTGCAGATGAGGAAGTGGGAGTGAGCGCCCAGCAGCAGGACTTGGCCGAGCGCAAAGCCCTTGCCCAGGAGGTCACAGAAATTGGGCAGGAGGTAGACCCCTATTGA
- a CDS encoding alpha/beta hydrolase, with the protein MTGRRRSEEASRLTARPGEVVQMPQERGLQPLGLGDRRDGLLYVPTSHPLPGPRPLLVLLHGAGSEASHSIAPFTAAAEERGLLLLAPDSRGGTWDVIRGGYGPDVAFIDRALAHVFARYPVDPARVVLDGFSDGASYALSLGLGNGDLFTHLMAFAPGFMAPAAQVGAPRIFVAHGDGDRVLPIDRCSRVIVPQLQRAGYDVTYREFHGGHTVPREVLEEALEWLDEKAPAGPS; encoded by the coding sequence ATGACGGGAAGACGAAGGAGCGAAGAGGCCAGCCGCCTGACCGCGCGCCCGGGCGAGGTCGTCCAGATGCCCCAGGAGCGCGGCCTGCAACCGCTGGGCCTGGGAGACCGCCGCGACGGCCTGCTCTACGTGCCCACCTCCCACCCGCTCCCCGGCCCGCGCCCGCTGCTGGTCCTGCTGCACGGTGCGGGCAGTGAGGCCAGCCACAGCATCGCCCCCTTCACCGCCGCTGCCGAGGAGCGCGGGCTGCTCCTCCTCGCGCCCGACTCGCGCGGCGGCACCTGGGACGTGATCCGGGGCGGCTACGGTCCCGACGTGGCGTTCATCGACCGTGCCCTCGCCCACGTCTTCGCGCGGTATCCGGTGGACCCGGCCCGGGTCGTGCTCGACGGCTTCTCGGACGGCGCCTCCTACGCCCTGTCCCTGGGGCTGGGCAACGGCGACCTGTTCACGCACCTGATGGCCTTTGCCCCCGGTTTCATGGCCCCCGCCGCGCAGGTCGGCGCCCCCCGCATCTTCGTCGCGCACGGCGACGGGGACCGCGTTCTCCCCATCGACCGCTGTAGCCGCGTGATCGTGCCGCAGCTTCAGCGGGCCGGGTACGACGTGACCTACCGCGAGTTCCACGGGGGGCACACGGTCCCGCGCGAGGTGCTGGAGGAGGCGTTGGAGTGGTTGGACGAGAAAGCACCCGCCGGGCCCTCGTAG
- a CDS encoding excalibur calcium-binding domain-containing protein, which produces MRHLALLLALSVTLLGMSEAATALTTTPVNLRRAPSEAGRILGVVPGNTLLLVACQGQWCRTTYAGQAGYVARSFVRPVTGSARLTGPGAVYYRSCAAMRAANAAPVRLGKPGYRTALDRNGNGVACENGE; this is translated from the coding sequence ATGCGCCATCTCGCTTTGCTGCTGGCCCTCTCCGTCACGCTGCTCGGGATGTCCGAGGCGGCGACCGCGCTGACGACCACGCCCGTCAACCTGCGCCGGGCGCCGAGCGAGGCGGGAAGAATTCTGGGCGTCGTTCCCGGCAACACGCTGCTGCTCGTGGCCTGCCAGGGTCAGTGGTGCCGGACCACCTACGCGGGGCAGGCGGGGTACGTGGCACGCTCCTTCGTGCGGCCCGTCACCGGAAGCGCGCGGCTGACCGGGCCGGGGGCCGTGTACTACCGCTCGTGCGCGGCGATGCGGGCGGCGAACGCAGCTCCGGTGCGGCTGGGCAAGCCCGGCTACCGCACCGCCCTCGACCGCAACGGAAACGGCGTGGCCTGCGAGAACGGCGAGTAA
- the msrB gene encoding peptide-methionine (R)-S-oxide reductase MsrB, giving the protein MTPPPSTPYEKPSDAELRERLTPQQYRVTQQEGTERAFTGEYWDHTEDGLYVDVVSGEPLFSSLDKYDAGCGWPSFTRPIPEVRLTENTDHKIGYARTEVRSAGADSHLGHVFPDGPREHGGLRYCINSAALRFVPVGRLEEEGYGDYLGLFQK; this is encoded by the coding sequence ATGACCCCGCCCCCCTCCACCCCCTACGAGAAGCCCAGCGACGCCGAGTTGCGCGAGCGCCTGACGCCCCAGCAGTACCGCGTCACCCAGCAGGAGGGCACCGAGCGCGCCTTTACCGGCGAATACTGGGACCACACGGAAGACGGCCTCTACGTGGACGTGGTGTCCGGCGAGCCCCTGTTCAGCTCGCTCGACAAGTACGACGCGGGGTGCGGCTGGCCGTCCTTTACCCGGCCCATCCCCGAGGTCCGCCTGACCGAGAACACCGACCACAAGATCGGCTACGCGCGCACCGAGGTCCGCTCGGCAGGGGCCGACTCGCACCTCGGGCACGTCTTCCCCGACGGCCCGCGGGAGCACGGCGGCCTGCGCTACTGCATCAACTCGGCGGCGCTGAGGTTCGTGCCTGTGGGGCGGCTGGAGGAGGAAGGGTACGGGGACTACCTGGGCCTGTTCCAGAAGTAA
- a CDS encoding glycoside hydrolase family 5 protein, producing the protein MTRLVLALLLVTLLGAARAAADPARAAAFAANARLARTVNFGDMLESPREGDWGLRLEDRFFDLARAAGFTAVRLPVRWTTRAGRAAPYTVDPAFLRRVDGAVAGARRRGLAIILDFHHNTELEEDPAGQRERFLAIWRQIAEHERKQPGDVLFEVLNEPSGALDAVWNDLQARALRVIRASNPRRVVIVGAGGWNGAETLAGLRLPDDPHLIVTFHAYTPLTFTHQGADWVTPTPPTGVTWPGEGLHPVRGWQNWSWDLETQGTSSGLRLTPRRPWGALYLHRDTPLRGVREVAFTTDRRAEVRVVCQERNVSGSDPPGVNVVAQPGRRTRVTATGCGGGATLRDLWLMPIGDTVQPPLTVSGLEVVTPAGTLPLLGTAADEAAWPLRVAAAWARAHGRPLFLGEFGAYGRADPASRVRWAAFVRAEAERLGMSWGWWELASGFGVYDPKQNVWNRPLLRALLPTSPLARP; encoded by the coding sequence ATGACGCGCCTGGTGCTGGCCCTTCTGCTCGTGACCCTGCTGGGCGCGGCCCGCGCGGCGGCCGACCCGGCGCGGGCGGCGGCCTTTGCGGCGAATGCCCGGCTGGCGCGCACGGTCAACTTCGGGGACATGCTGGAGTCCCCCCGGGAGGGCGACTGGGGCCTGCGGCTGGAAGACCGCTTCTTCGACCTGGCGCGGGCGGCGGGCTTCACGGCGGTGCGGCTCCCGGTGCGCTGGACCACCCGGGCGGGCAGGGCGGCGCCCTACACGGTGGACCCGGCCTTCCTCCGGCGGGTGGACGGGGCGGTGGCGGGGGCGCGGCGGCGCGGGCTGGCGATCATCCTCGACTTCCACCACAATACCGAGCTGGAGGAGGACCCGGCCGGGCAGCGGGAGCGCTTCCTGGCGATCTGGCGCCAGATTGCCGAGCACGAGCGCAAGCAGCCAGGCGACGTGCTCTTCGAGGTGCTGAACGAGCCGAGCGGCGCGCTGGACGCCGTGTGGAACGACCTTCAGGCGCGGGCGCTGCGGGTGATCCGCGCGTCCAACCCGCGCCGGGTGGTGATCGTGGGGGCGGGCGGCTGGAACGGCGCCGAGACCCTGGCGGGGCTGCGGTTGCCGGACGACCCCCACCTGATCGTCACCTTCCACGCCTATACCCCCCTCACCTTCACCCACCAGGGCGCCGACTGGGTGACGCCGACGCCGCCCACCGGGGTCACGTGGCCGGGGGAGGGGCTGCACCCCGTTCGCGGCTGGCAGAACTGGTCGTGGGACCTGGAGACCCAGGGCACCTCCTCCGGCCTGCGTCTCACGCCCCGCCGTCCCTGGGGCGCCCTCTACCTGCACCGCGACACGCCGCTGCGGGGCGTGCGGGAGGTCGCCTTCACCACCGACCGCCGGGCCGAGGTCCGGGTGGTGTGCCAGGAGCGGAACGTGTCCGGGAGTGACCCGCCGGGCGTGAACGTGGTGGCGCAGCCCGGACGGCGAACGCGCGTGACGGCGACGGGCTGCGGCGGGGGCGCCACCCTGCGCGACCTGTGGCTGATGCCCATCGGGGACACGGTGCAGCCGCCCCTCACGGTGAGCGGGCTGGAGGTGGTCACGCCCGCGGGAACCCTGCCCCTGCTGGGCACCGCCGCGGACGAGGCCGCGTGGCCGCTGCGGGTCGCCGCCGCCTGGGCGCGGGCGCACGGCCGTCCGCTCTTCCTGGGCGAGTTCGGCGCCTACGGGCGGGCCGACCCGGCCTCCCGCGTGCGCTGGGCCGCCTTCGTGCGCGCGGAGGCCGAGCGGCTGGGCATGTCGTGGGGCTGGTGGGAGCTGGCCTCCGGCTTCGGGGTGTACGACCCGAAGCAAAACGTCTGGAATCGCCCCCTGCTGCGCGCGTTGTTGCCGACCTCCCCGCTGGCCCGCCCCTGA
- a CDS encoding DsbA family oxidoreductase produces the protein MTLFTSSSPDRLRVDIWSDIACPWCYVGKRRFETALADFPHRDGVEVVWHSFELDPSASSQPGQSMKAILAGKYGGGEARAQGMLDSMTRTAAGEGLEYHFEKVQPANTSPAHQLIHLAAEHGLQDAMKERLLAAFFTEGEFLGDREVLVRLGAEVGLDAQEVRAALGDGRFVQAVRQDEAQAQALGISGVPFFVLGGRYGVSGAQSPEVLRGALEQVWAETHPAPLTLLGTDTPAQACEDGQCAVPERDAEVTRG, from the coding sequence ATGACCCTCTTCACTTCCTCCTCCCCGGACAGGCTGCGCGTCGATATCTGGTCGGACATCGCCTGCCCGTGGTGCTACGTCGGCAAGCGGCGCTTCGAGACGGCCCTGGCGGACTTTCCCCACCGTGATGGGGTGGAGGTCGTGTGGCACTCCTTCGAGCTGGACCCCTCGGCCTCCTCGCAGCCGGGGCAGTCCATGAAGGCGATCCTGGCGGGCAAGTACGGGGGCGGCGAGGCCCGGGCGCAGGGAATGCTCGACTCCATGACCCGGACGGCGGCGGGCGAGGGGCTGGAGTACCACTTCGAGAAGGTGCAGCCCGCGAACACCTCCCCGGCCCATCAGCTCATCCACCTCGCCGCCGAGCACGGGCTCCAGGACGCCATGAAAGAGCGGCTGCTCGCCGCCTTCTTCACGGAGGGCGAGTTCCTGGGCGACCGGGAGGTCCTCGTGCGGCTGGGGGCAGAGGTCGGCCTGGACGCGCAGGAGGTGCGAGCGGCGCTCGGGGACGGGCGATTCGTCCAGGCCGTGCGGCAGGACGAGGCGCAGGCGCAGGCGCTCGGCATCAGCGGTGTGCCCTTCTTCGTGCTGGGTGGCAGGTACGGGGTGAGCGGCGCCCAGTCGCCCGAGGTGCTGCGCGGGGCGCTGGAGCAGGTGTGGGCCGAGACGCACCCCGCCCCCCTGACCCTGCTCGGCACGGACACTCCGGCGCAGGCCTGTGAGGACGGCCAGTGCGCGGTGCCCGAGCGCGATGCGGAGGTCACGCGGGGCTGA
- a CDS encoding carboxylesterase/lipase family protein, protein MARCTRSLLLAALLVGGAGAQESITTSAQETPLPPVQAAPTAAQGAPVRARVAQGTLVGREQAGVRVFQGVPYAAPPVGELRWRAARPAAAWTGERDASLPGQACAQTRPRQIGGGLRGSEDCLFLNVTAPAGALRAPVMVWIHGGSFENGAGNDYDARVLAREQGVVVVTVNYRLGPLGFLAAPSLLEGRTLGNYGLLDQQAALRWVRANAAAFGGDPANVTVFGESAGGMSVCAQLASPGAAGLFDKAVLQSGPCTPEINMVPVTQALNTGREYARALGCPEGDAACLRGVPVGRLLGTPVPGQRAPGAVDLPPVYGDGTVPRAPADVFADGSINRVPVLIGSNLDEGTLFVAPLGARADIPVWQYWALVGVLEGWNAPRVLAQYAARDYPTVGLAAAALVTDGLFACPVNDIARALARVTPVYAYEFRDRTAPIAFPPTAGVPSYGAYHAAEIISVFGTPLTGLADPARFTPVQADLARLMRTYWANFARSGDPSSPARPGLPAWRPLDLARNNLLTFAPGRVAESTGFRQEHRCDLWSR, encoded by the coding sequence ATGGCACGTTGTACACGTTCGCTGCTTCTCGCGGCCCTGCTCGTGGGCGGGGCGGGCGCCCAGGAATCCATCACCACGTCGGCCCAGGAGACGCCCCTGCCGCCCGTGCAGGCGGCACCCACCGCCGCGCAGGGGGCTCCGGTTCGGGCGCGGGTGGCCCAGGGCACGCTCGTGGGCCGCGAGCAGGCGGGCGTGCGGGTCTTCCAGGGGGTGCCCTACGCCGCGCCGCCTGTCGGGGAGCTGCGCTGGCGCGCGGCTCGACCCGCCGCCGCCTGGACGGGGGAGCGTGACGCCTCCCTCCCCGGGCAGGCGTGCGCGCAGACGCGGCCCCGGCAGATCGGCGGCGGGTTGCGCGGGTCGGAGGATTGCCTCTTCCTGAACGTGACGGCTCCCGCCGGGGCCCTGCGCGCCCCCGTGATGGTGTGGATTCACGGCGGCTCCTTTGAGAATGGGGCGGGAAACGATTACGACGCCCGGGTGCTGGCCCGCGAGCAGGGGGTCGTCGTCGTCACCGTGAACTACCGCCTGGGGCCCCTGGGCTTCCTCGCCGCGCCCAGCTTGCTGGAGGGGCGGACGCTGGGGAACTACGGCCTTCTCGACCAGCAGGCCGCGCTGCGCTGGGTGCGGGCGAACGCCGCCGCCTTCGGGGGCGACCCCGCCAACGTCACCGTCTTCGGTGAATCGGCGGGCGGCATGAGCGTGTGCGCGCAGCTCGCCTCGCCGGGGGCGGCGGGCCTGTTCGACAAGGCGGTCCTCCAGAGCGGGCCCTGCACCCCCGAGATCAACATGGTGCCCGTGACCCAGGCGCTGAACACGGGCCGGGAGTACGCCCGCGCGCTCGGCTGCCCGGAGGGAGACGCCGCCTGCCTGCGCGGGGTGCCGGTGGGGCGGCTGCTCGGCACGCCCGTCCCGGGGCAGCGGGCCCCCGGCGCGGTCGACCTGCCGCCCGTGTACGGTGACGGCACGGTGCCCCGCGCCCCGGCGGACGTGTTCGCGGACGGGAGCATAAACCGCGTGCCCGTATTGATCGGCAGCAACCTCGACGAGGGGACGCTCTTCGTGGCCCCGCTGGGGGCCCGGGCGGACATTCCCGTGTGGCAGTACTGGGCCCTCGTCGGCGTGCTGGAGGGCTGGAACGCGCCGCGCGTCCTCGCCCAGTACGCGGCCCGCGACTACCCGACGGTGGGGCTGGCCGCCGCCGCCCTCGTGACCGACGGGCTCTTCGCCTGTCCGGTCAACGACATCGCCCGCGCCCTCGCCCGCGTGACGCCCGTGTACGCCTACGAATTCCGCGACCGCACGGCGCCCATCGCCTTCCCGCCCACCGCCGGTGTCCCGAGCTACGGCGCCTACCACGCCGCCGAGATCATCAGCGTCTTCGGCACGCCGCTGACGGGCCTCGCCGACCCCGCCCGTTTCACCCCCGTCCAGGCCGACCTCGCCCGGTTGATGCGCACCTACTGGGCGAACTTCGCCCGCAGCGGCGATCCGTCCTCGCCCGCCCGGCCCGGTCTCCCCGCGTGGCGTCCGCTCGACCTGGCCCGGAACAACCTCCTCACCTTCGCGCCGGGCCGCGTGGCCGAGAGCACCGGCTTCCGGCAGGAGCACCGCTGCGACCTGTGGAGCCGCTGA
- the ftsH gene encoding ATP-dependent zinc metalloprotease FtsH, whose product MKRASWGWGLAAAVIALLLLISVVAPRGRPGELPLEDFTAALRTGQVETATVQYQNNTALLTGRLEDGRDYRTRTLAADPAITLARLQAAGVNVSLASNTRLSPLAVLSGLLTLLLIIGLVVLLLRGRQSGGTDAASTFGKSKAAVIAEGQIKLTFADVAGCDEAKQDLQEVVDFLRQPERYHQLGARIPHGVLLVGPPGSGKTLLAKAVAGEAKVPYFSISGSDFVEMFVGVGAARVRDLFEQARKSAPCIVFIDEIDAVGRKRGVNLQGGNDEREQTLNQLLVEMDGFGSGQEVIILAATNRPDVLDAALLRPGRFDRQVVVDAPDVRGREQILRIHARTKPLDPSVDLGVVARRTAGMVGADLENLLNEAALQAARAGRSRITGRDVDEARDRVLMGPERRSLVVREADRKVTAYHEVGHALAAQLLPHADKAHKLTIVPRGRSLGSALYTPEDRMHHTRAALLDRICVALAGHAAEQVATGQVTTGAANDFQQATNLARRMVTEWGMSGVGQIAFAQESEGYLGYGPQQGVYSDHTAERIDGALGEILNGQYDRALSLLTEHAHVLHRLTDALMVREFLTGDDVRTVLAGGTLPDVSPPRAAGDPDGPAAHPGLTPDPA is encoded by the coding sequence ATGAAACGAGCCTCTTGGGGGTGGGGACTGGCCGCCGCCGTGATCGCGCTGCTGCTGCTGATCAGCGTGGTCGCCCCACGCGGGCGTCCCGGGGAGCTGCCGCTCGAAGACTTCACCGCCGCGCTGCGTACCGGGCAGGTGGAGACGGCCACCGTGCAGTACCAGAACAACACCGCCCTGCTGACCGGCCGCCTGGAAGACGGCCGCGACTACCGGACCCGCACGCTCGCCGCCGACCCGGCGATCACCCTGGCCCGCCTTCAGGCCGCCGGGGTCAACGTCTCCCTCGCTTCCAACACCCGCCTGAGCCCCCTCGCCGTGCTGAGCGGCCTGCTCACCCTGCTGCTCATCATCGGCCTGGTCGTCCTCCTGCTGCGCGGTCGCCAGAGCGGGGGAACCGACGCCGCGAGTACCTTCGGAAAGTCGAAGGCGGCGGTGATCGCCGAGGGGCAGATCAAGCTCACCTTCGCCGACGTCGCGGGCTGCGACGAGGCCAAGCAGGACTTGCAGGAAGTCGTCGACTTCCTGCGCCAGCCCGAGCGCTACCACCAGCTCGGCGCGAGGATTCCTCACGGCGTGCTCCTCGTCGGTCCCCCCGGCTCTGGCAAGACGCTCCTGGCAAAGGCGGTGGCCGGGGAAGCCAAGGTGCCCTACTTCTCGATCAGCGGCTCGGACTTCGTGGAGATGTTCGTCGGCGTCGGGGCCGCGCGGGTGCGCGACCTGTTCGAGCAGGCGCGCAAGAGTGCGCCCTGCATTGTCTTCATCGACGAGATCGATGCCGTGGGCCGCAAGCGCGGCGTGAACCTGCAAGGCGGCAACGACGAACGCGAACAGACGCTGAACCAACTGCTGGTGGAGATGGACGGCTTCGGCAGCGGGCAGGAGGTGATCATCCTGGCGGCGACCAACCGACCCGACGTGCTGGACGCAGCGTTGCTGCGTCCCGGACGCTTTGACCGTCAGGTCGTCGTCGATGCCCCCGACGTGCGGGGCAGAGAACAGATTCTGCGGATCCACGCCCGCACCAAGCCCCTTGATCCCAGCGTGGACCTCGGCGTGGTGGCGAGACGGACGGCGGGGATGGTGGGGGCGGACCTGGAGAATCTGCTCAACGAGGCGGCGTTGCAGGCCGCGCGGGCGGGGCGGAGTCGGATCACGGGGCGGGATGTGGACGAGGCCAGAGACCGGGTGTTGATGGGCCCGGAACGTCGCAGCCTCGTCGTCCGGGAAGCCGACCGCAAGGTCACGGCGTATCACGAGGTCGGTCACGCCCTCGCCGCCCAACTCCTCCCGCACGCGGACAAGGCGCACAAGCTGACCATCGTGCCGCGGGGGCGCTCGCTGGGCTCGGCGCTCTATACGCCGGAGGACCGGATGCACCACACGCGGGCCGCGCTCCTCGACCGCATCTGCGTGGCGCTCGCCGGGCACGCGGCGGAGCAGGTCGCCACCGGTCAGGTGACGACGGGCGCGGCGAACGACTTCCAGCAGGCGACGAACCTCGCCCGGCGCATGGTGACCGAGTGGGGGATGTCGGGCGTGGGGCAGATCGCCTTCGCGCAGGAGAGCGAGGGATACCTCGGCTACGGGCCGCAACAGGGGGTCTACAGCGACCACACCGCCGAGCGCATCGACGGGGCGCTCGGCGAGATTCTCAACGGGCAGTACGACCGCGCGCTGAGCCTCCTGACCGAGCACGCCCACGTCCTCCACCGCCTCACCGACGCCCTGATGGTCCGCGAATTCCTGACCGGGGACGACGTGCGGACCGTCCTCGCGGGGGGCACGCTGCCGGACGTGAGCCCCCCCAGGGCGGCGGGCGACCCCGACGGCCCCGCCGCCCACCCCGGCCTGACCCCCGACCCCGCCTGA